A single region of the Phycisphaerae bacterium genome encodes:
- the tssG gene encoding type VI secretion system baseplate subunit TssG, giving the protein MTVDSDKLARLESHPLFQRLMQQPWEFDFFRAVWLLERSFGDCMPVGGRGPVSRELIRFRPHVTVSFPSTDIRRIKALPVDLSSLPVFRAEVTFLGLYGVSSPLPVHYAVQMFRTSEVQEGDIPVSSKETESPRSKDGDGAKSDGIAAGRSLADQSRQASADAARDFLDLFNHRLISFYYRAWTKYRYDMSFGMRERDVLTRYLLWLIGVSVDADVAALGVPPLRLLRYAGILTQHPRSAVSLEGILSDYWEGMLPIRVDQHVGRWVPVPFEDLNTMGLANCRLGEDMIAGERVYDLSGAFNVQIGPVDWQTYQWFLPDGDAHAQTRALVKFFAADPLSYTIEIRLKAGEVPETRLSSDGTSGRLGLTSWVRTKDVPETSVSFTELSCAASRFGAQRGTPSAARSTQTSHADGSGAADRVHVTPGAGRRVG; this is encoded by the coding sequence TTGACGGTTGACAGCGATAAATTGGCCCGACTGGAGAGCCATCCTCTCTTCCAACGGCTCATGCAGCAGCCCTGGGAGTTCGATTTCTTTCGCGCGGTCTGGCTTCTGGAGCGCAGTTTTGGAGACTGTATGCCGGTGGGCGGCCGCGGACCGGTTTCGAGAGAGTTGATCCGCTTTCGTCCACACGTGACTGTGAGTTTTCCATCGACAGATATCCGTCGTATCAAAGCATTGCCGGTGGACTTATCCAGCCTTCCCGTTTTCAGGGCCGAGGTGACGTTCCTTGGGCTGTATGGTGTGTCCAGCCCCTTGCCCGTTCATTATGCTGTTCAGATGTTCCGAACGTCTGAAGTGCAGGAAGGCGACATTCCCGTATCCTCGAAGGAGACGGAATCACCAAGATCGAAAGATGGCGATGGTGCCAAATCAGATGGAATCGCGGCAGGTCGAAGCCTCGCGGATCAATCCCGGCAGGCTTCTGCGGACGCGGCTCGCGATTTTCTGGACCTGTTCAATCATCGATTGATATCCTTCTATTATCGCGCGTGGACTAAGTATCGCTATGACATGTCATTTGGCATGCGCGAGCGAGACGTGCTGACTCGATATCTTCTGTGGCTGATTGGCGTATCGGTCGATGCGGATGTGGCTGCACTCGGCGTTCCGCCGCTTCGGTTGTTGAGATATGCCGGCATCCTGACGCAGCATCCTCGATCGGCCGTGTCGCTCGAAGGAATTTTGTCAGATTACTGGGAGGGGATGCTTCCGATCCGCGTCGATCAACATGTCGGGCGTTGGGTCCCCGTACCGTTCGAGGACTTGAACACGATGGGCCTGGCAAATTGCCGGCTTGGCGAAGACATGATCGCCGGTGAGCGGGTGTATGACCTGAGCGGGGCGTTCAATGTTCAGATCGGCCCTGTCGACTGGCAGACCTACCAGTGGTTTCTCCCGGATGGGGACGCCCACGCTCAAACTCGAGCACTGGTGAAGTTCTTTGCGGCGGACCCGCTGTCATACACAATTGAAATTCGCCTGAAAGCGGGCGAAGTGCCTGAGACGCGGCTGTCGTCCGACGGCACATCGGGCCGGCTGGGTCTGACCAGTTGGGTCCGCACAAAAGACGTACCCGAAACATCCGTTTCATTCACCGAGTTGTCGTGCGCCGCATCTCGGTTTGGTGCGCAGCGAGGAACCCCCTCTGCCGCGCGTTCGACACAGACCTCGCACGCGGACGGCAGTGGCGCAGCCGATCGCGTTCATGTGACGCCCGGCGCAGGCCGGAGAGTGGGATAA
- the tssH gene encoding type VI secretion system ATPase TssH, translating into MSTQTTGTDFRSLLSRFDENCVRHMQGAMSVCGSRSQFEITPDHFMLRLLDEMTGDVQQIFETFKVDRATLRRAIQRALDQLPTGHAGKPVISPKLLEVFQSAAVMADEFGFDRIRTGLLILAFVLNPQHLKANEFTPELERIDVDQLRDHFHEIVLGSSEQPGGAAGAEGAPAGGRAAPGGSALDQFTIDLTAKAAAGEIDPVFGRDAEIRQMIDIFARRRKNNPILVGEPGTGKTAIVEGLALRITEGDVPPTLKGVKLISLDLGLLQAGAGVKGEFENRLKNVIKEIKSSSQPVITFIDEAHTLIGAGGTAGGSDAANLLKPALARGELRTVAATTWAEYKKYFEKDAALERRFQLVRCDEPDVESAIVMLRGLKDKYEKHHKVTLLDEAVRAAVEISKRYISGRFLPDKAVDLLDTAAARVAVGLSTKPAVLEDVDRRLSHLETAITAIHRDHAGGTKIDETVLAEMEATRESLIQEREALEKRWHEELAAVERVRELRAKLREFTGSVSSENGDGQSDATDAAPAEDSKSSKAGKAAKKSKVKAAPSAEETAIRAEIDQALAALKKIQGESALLYPHVDAGSVAAVVSDWTGIPVGSMVKDEIAASLQMEDRLKGRVVGQDHALTIVAEKLRISKSGLGDPNQPLGVFLCVGPSGVGKTELAMSIADLFFGGERFLTVINMSEFMEAHTVSQLKGSPPGYVGYGEGGVLTEAVRQHPYSVVLLDEVEKAHPDVMNLFYQVFDKGQLADGEGRIIDFKNTVIFLTSNLGTDVIQQMCESGEQVAVDELREAIYPHLRNHFKPALVARMTVIPFFTLGEEILKNISKMKLRKVVKRLATTHNMAMNVDESVYAAIAARCKQVDIGARQIDHALNREVLPAFSREILAKMSEESMPKSVTMGVSEAGDFTYSFSN; encoded by the coding sequence ATGTCCACGCAAACAACCGGAACAGATTTTCGCAGTCTGCTCAGTCGATTCGACGAAAACTGCGTGCGCCACATGCAGGGCGCGATGAGCGTGTGCGGCTCTCGCTCACAGTTCGAAATCACGCCCGATCATTTCATGCTCCGCTTGCTTGACGAAATGACCGGCGACGTCCAGCAGATATTCGAAACATTCAAGGTGGATCGGGCCACGCTCCGAAGAGCCATTCAACGGGCGCTCGATCAACTTCCGACGGGACATGCCGGGAAGCCGGTCATCTCTCCGAAGCTGCTGGAGGTATTTCAATCGGCGGCTGTCATGGCAGACGAATTCGGCTTCGATCGGATTCGGACCGGGCTTCTGATTCTGGCGTTTGTGCTGAATCCGCAGCATCTGAAGGCGAACGAATTTACACCCGAACTGGAACGCATCGATGTAGACCAACTGCGCGATCATTTTCATGAGATCGTGCTGGGCTCCTCGGAGCAGCCCGGCGGGGCAGCGGGTGCGGAAGGCGCCCCCGCGGGCGGACGCGCAGCGCCGGGCGGCAGCGCCCTCGATCAATTCACGATCGATTTGACGGCTAAGGCGGCAGCAGGCGAGATCGATCCGGTTTTTGGTCGTGATGCCGAGATTCGACAAATGATCGATATCTTCGCGCGGCGTCGGAAGAACAACCCGATTCTCGTCGGCGAACCGGGCACCGGCAAGACGGCAATCGTCGAAGGCCTCGCCCTTCGAATTACCGAGGGTGACGTGCCGCCGACACTCAAGGGTGTGAAGCTGATCTCACTGGATCTGGGCTTGCTTCAGGCGGGAGCCGGCGTCAAAGGTGAATTCGAAAACCGACTGAAAAATGTCATCAAGGAAATCAAGAGCAGCAGCCAGCCGGTGATCACCTTCATCGACGAGGCCCATACGCTGATCGGCGCGGGCGGAACAGCCGGCGGCAGCGACGCTGCAAACCTGCTCAAGCCGGCACTGGCCCGTGGTGAGCTTCGAACGGTCGCCGCGACAACCTGGGCGGAATACAAGAAATACTTCGAGAAGGATGCCGCACTGGAGCGGCGGTTCCAACTGGTTCGGTGCGACGAACCCGACGTCGAGTCCGCCATCGTCATGTTGCGCGGCCTTAAGGACAAGTATGAGAAGCACCACAAGGTCACGCTGCTCGACGAAGCTGTTCGCGCCGCCGTGGAAATCTCGAAACGTTACATCAGCGGCCGTTTTCTGCCGGACAAGGCGGTTGACTTGCTGGATACGGCCGCCGCTCGGGTTGCGGTGGGTCTGAGCACAAAGCCGGCCGTGCTCGAGGACGTTGACCGACGGTTGAGCCATCTCGAGACGGCGATCACGGCCATTCATCGCGATCATGCCGGCGGTACCAAAATTGACGAAACGGTGCTTGCGGAAATGGAGGCGACGCGCGAGTCATTGATTCAGGAGCGCGAAGCGCTCGAGAAGCGCTGGCATGAGGAATTGGCCGCGGTTGAGCGCGTGAGGGAGCTTCGCGCAAAACTCCGGGAGTTCACCGGCAGCGTCTCATCAGAAAACGGCGATGGCCAGAGCGACGCGACCGACGCGGCACCGGCCGAAGACAGCAAATCATCCAAGGCTGGAAAAGCGGCCAAGAAGTCAAAGGTGAAGGCGGCGCCATCCGCCGAAGAGACGGCGATTCGCGCCGAAATTGACCAAGCATTGGCCGCACTGAAGAAAATTCAGGGCGAAAGCGCGCTGCTTTATCCGCATGTGGACGCGGGGTCAGTCGCAGCGGTGGTCTCGGATTGGACCGGCATTCCGGTCGGCAGCATGGTGAAGGATGAAATCGCTGCATCCCTCCAGATGGAGGATCGGCTGAAGGGTCGCGTTGTCGGGCAGGATCACGCTCTTACGATCGTCGCGGAAAAACTGCGCATTTCCAAGTCGGGTCTTGGCGACCCCAATCAGCCTCTCGGAGTATTTCTCTGCGTTGGGCCCAGCGGCGTCGGTAAGACGGAACTGGCAATGTCCATCGCCGATTTGTTCTTCGGCGGGGAACGCTTCCTGACCGTGATCAACATGTCGGAGTTCATGGAGGCGCACACCGTTTCGCAGTTGAAGGGCTCTCCGCCGGGATATGTCGGCTATGGAGAGGGCGGCGTCCTGACTGAAGCGGTGCGCCAGCATCCCTACTCGGTCGTGCTGCTCGATGAAGTGGAGAAAGCGCACCCGGACGTCATGAACCTCTTCTACCAGGTCTTCGACAAGGGACAACTCGCCGACGGTGAAGGCCGAATCATCGACTTCAAGAACACGGTCATCTTCCTGACGAGCAATCTGGGCACGGACGTGATTCAGCAGATGTGTGAATCCGGGGAGCAGGTCGCTGTTGATGAGCTTCGGGAAGCGATCTATCCGCATCTGCGGAATCATTTCAAACCCGCGCTCGTCGCCCGCATGACGGTCATTCCGTTCTTCACCCTGGGTGAGGAGATCCTGAAGAATATTTCGAAGATGAAACTTCGAAAGGTCGTGAAGCGGCTTGCCACGACACACAATATGGCGATGAACGTGGACGAAAGCGTCTACGCCGCGATTGCTGCACGGTGCAAGCAGGTGGACATCGGCGCTCGACAGATCGACCACGCCCTTAATCGTGAAGTGCTGCCGGCCTTCTCGCGGGAGATTCTGGCAAAGATGTCTGAGGAGTCCATGCCGAAATCAGTGACGATGGGGGTTAGTGAAGCAGGCGACTTCACGTACAGTTTTTCAAACTAG
- the tssB gene encoding type VI secretion system contractile sheath small subunit, with the protein MAKGPSKARESRVNIVISDRLRGGAEPELPFRMLVMGDYTQKQDKRPIEARQPLDINKSNFDSVMQSFNLSLDLSVPNRIAGSGEMPVSLKFGTLKDFRPESIARQVPEMKNLLELRDAIKALRPVMGDKAKVAKLMETIKDPATRDQIMKLLGQPGEGDAGGAAS; encoded by the coding sequence ATGGCAAAAGGTCCATCAAAAGCGCGAGAGTCGCGCGTCAACATTGTGATCTCTGATCGCCTCCGCGGCGGCGCCGAACCGGAACTGCCGTTTCGAATGCTCGTGATGGGCGATTACACACAGAAGCAGGACAAACGCCCGATTGAGGCCCGGCAGCCGCTCGATATTAACAAATCGAACTTCGATTCCGTGATGCAGAGCTTCAATTTGTCGCTTGATCTTTCGGTGCCCAACCGAATCGCCGGCTCCGGTGAAATGCCGGTGTCCCTGAAGTTCGGCACACTGAAGGACTTCCGCCCCGAGTCGATCGCACGGCAGGTTCCCGAGATGAAGAACCTGCTGGAACTCCGCGATGCGATCAAAGCGCTGCGTCCCGTGATGGGTGACAAAGCCAAGGTCGCCAAACTGATGGAAACGATCAAGGACCCGGCAACGCGCGACCAGATCATGAAGCTGCTCGGCCAGCCAGGTGAGGGCGATGCCGGCGGCGCGGCAAGCTGA
- the tssE gene encoding type VI secretion system baseplate subunit TssE has protein sequence MGRERTLLERLSEIGGGVRTAQTGTTIENLEEMLESVRGNLGRLLNSREGMCEASPDYGLPALTDITVGSADYLRRLLDGIRETIERYEPRLRNVRVSLREGESTQTKKVFRVEANLVSKSGEHRVWYDTAVRSSGRFEIEG, from the coding sequence ATGGGACGCGAGCGAACGCTACTCGAACGACTTTCCGAGATCGGCGGTGGGGTTCGCACGGCTCAAACCGGAACCACAATTGAGAATCTTGAGGAGATGCTCGAGTCGGTTCGCGGGAACCTCGGTCGGCTTCTGAATTCTCGGGAAGGGATGTGCGAGGCCAGTCCGGACTACGGTCTCCCCGCCCTGACTGACATTACCGTCGGCTCCGCGGACTATCTCCGGCGACTGCTCGACGGCATTCGCGAGACCATTGAACGTTACGAACCGCGACTGCGAAATGTGCGCGTCTCGCTGCGCGAAGGCGAGAGCACGCAGACGAAGAAAGTCTTTCGGGTCGAGGCGAATCTCGTTTCCAAATCGGGCGAACACCGGGTGTGGTACGATACCGCGGTCCGTTCGTCCGGTCGCTTTGAGATTGAGGGCTGA
- the tssA gene encoding type VI secretion system protein TssA, with protein MASFDETTILPLGVEPIGGGAPTGVDAADDENYILVQAELNRIGRFDGEPPNWFNVIQGATNVLRMKSKDIEIAAGLGYALFKQHGYAGLAATLKLLNDLTTNFWDGLFPERPRRRKARIESLTEVFIDGEWFKENPPKPNEFDAIDLCVTRIGELTAALTEKMPDEPPDFAKFTRGLKELAAKRPKPAEAVAPAPSASAPSADTGGGAAMPAIGEPASVNAAESSLLTVCNFIRKAEPHNPLPFAITRLVKWAVIQLPTSEEAKYQIPSPEPTVLDALQHQAANGMFDLLLTTSESAFRSEDPLWLDLQRYTCLALAGLGPMYENARQAVMTATAGLVKRMGSGLFELRFKSGNPLCSGDTKMWIESEVASAVGGGGGGRSSGAGDEKLTAASEEARKLAGSGKLKEAVASLQEGLAACTQRRDRFLWRLQIAQLCFDAQRIQLALPLLEECCDEVRRHRIDEWEPMVAVEAARTLYRARKADALLMKEPAPELVPGVRESFAWLCQLDPSAALAVEPSGK; from the coding sequence ATGGCGAGCTTCGACGAGACGACGATCTTACCCCTGGGCGTGGAACCCATCGGTGGCGGCGCGCCAACCGGTGTCGATGCCGCCGACGACGAGAACTACATCCTTGTGCAGGCAGAGTTGAATCGCATCGGCCGATTTGACGGAGAGCCACCCAACTGGTTCAACGTCATTCAGGGCGCAACGAATGTCCTTCGAATGAAATCGAAGGACATTGAAATCGCTGCCGGTCTTGGGTATGCCCTCTTCAAGCAGCACGGATACGCGGGCCTTGCCGCCACTCTCAAACTGCTCAACGACCTGACCACAAACTTCTGGGATGGTCTCTTTCCGGAGCGACCGCGCCGTCGAAAGGCGCGCATCGAATCACTGACTGAGGTCTTCATCGATGGGGAGTGGTTCAAGGAGAATCCTCCCAAGCCGAATGAGTTCGATGCGATCGACCTATGTGTGACGCGAATCGGCGAATTGACGGCTGCCCTCACCGAGAAGATGCCTGACGAGCCGCCGGACTTCGCCAAGTTCACCCGCGGCCTGAAGGAACTTGCTGCGAAGCGCCCCAAGCCTGCCGAGGCTGTCGCTCCGGCGCCCAGCGCTTCCGCGCCGTCTGCGGACACTGGCGGCGGCGCAGCGATGCCGGCAATCGGGGAACCCGCAAGCGTCAATGCCGCTGAAAGCTCGTTGCTGACCGTCTGCAACTTCATCCGGAAAGCGGAGCCGCATAATCCGTTGCCGTTTGCGATCACCCGCCTGGTGAAGTGGGCGGTCATTCAGCTTCCGACATCAGAAGAAGCGAAGTATCAGATCCCTTCGCCTGAGCCGACCGTGCTCGATGCACTGCAGCATCAAGCTGCCAACGGGATGTTCGACCTGCTGCTTACCACGTCAGAGAGCGCGTTTCGATCGGAGGACCCCCTGTGGCTGGACCTACAGCGGTACACCTGCCTGGCGCTCGCCGGACTGGGGCCGATGTACGAAAATGCACGGCAAGCTGTCATGACAGCGACTGCCGGGCTGGTTAAACGCATGGGAAGCGGGCTGTTTGAACTTCGCTTTAAGAGCGGTAATCCGCTGTGTTCCGGCGATACGAAGATGTGGATCGAATCGGAGGTTGCAAGTGCTGTCGGCGGCGGCGGCGGGGGGCGGTCGTCGGGGGCGGGCGATGAGAAGCTGACAGCCGCATCTGAGGAGGCGCGGAAGCTGGCCGGTTCTGGTAAACTAAAAGAAGCGGTGGCGTCGCTTCAGGAAGGGCTGGCCGCTTGCACGCAGCGCCGCGATCGATTCTTGTGGCGCCTTCAAATTGCCCAATTGTGTTTCGATGCGCAACGTATACAGTTAGCTTTGCCTTTGCTCGAAGAGTGCTGCGACGAGGTGCGTCGTCATCGTATTGATGAATGGGAGCCGATGGTCGCGGTGGAGGCAGCCCGAACCTTGTATCGGGCTCGCAAGGCAGATGCCCTCCTGATGAAGGAGCCGGCACCGGAGTTGGTTCCCGGAGTTCGTGAGAGTTTCGCGTGGCTTTGCCAGTTGGACCCGTCGGCGGCGCTGGCAGTCGAGCCGAGTGGTAAATAG
- the tssF gene encoding type VI secretion system baseplate subunit TssF — protein MKNTYYQDELQYLREVGPEFAKVHPQIARMLTDRGADPDVERLLEGVAFLCGRIRQKLDDELPEFTADLMSMLWPHYLRPIPSMTVIELLPELDGMQAPQIVPAGAEYASIPVDGTRCRFRCPWDVPVRPWIIRDAALETAAAKPVRLILRMESSPKVSLTDLNLDSVRFHLTGEPRTAFALYLLLLGHLDHVTVSDGSSRHDRREEILPATSVAAAGLDRSDGVLDFPPHSFVGYRLIQEYFAFKERFLFFDLRGLDRAVQRLDLEHQAEISFTFNRRFDTYPMVSRENLRLHCAPLVNLFSHAAEPIRMRNDRDQYLVQPARTGIADRRHAEVYSTDQVCGLVQTDQRESHEFRPFFSFNHMSSADGRSASYYHTHRVPNVVTGDSRQGTDTYISFVSDVSTRDIPGDETISIELTCTNRELPNALRADDICEPTDSSPAGMRFRNIIKPTSTIAPPMGRELHWRLISHMSLNYVSLTNAERFRQLLSVYDFQSAHDAQAAMSHQRMLDGIKAFKSGFRERMVRGAPIRGLQVDLELHEDHFAGEGDAFLFSQIVDRFIGLYVTLNSFSQLNVRFSRSGHRHSFPARWGDQATPAEAR, from the coding sequence GTGAAAAACACCTACTATCAGGACGAGCTCCAGTATCTTCGGGAAGTTGGTCCCGAATTCGCAAAAGTCCATCCGCAGATCGCCCGGATGCTTACAGACCGCGGCGCGGATCCCGATGTCGAGCGTCTGCTCGAAGGCGTCGCCTTTCTTTGCGGCCGCATTCGGCAGAAACTCGATGACGAATTACCCGAATTCACCGCCGACCTGATGTCGATGTTGTGGCCGCATTACCTGCGGCCGATCCCGTCGATGACGGTCATTGAGTTGCTGCCGGAACTTGACGGCATGCAAGCGCCCCAGATCGTGCCGGCGGGTGCGGAATATGCCAGCATTCCGGTCGACGGGACACGTTGCCGATTCCGCTGCCCGTGGGATGTTCCGGTTCGTCCGTGGATCATCCGCGACGCGGCACTTGAAACCGCGGCCGCCAAGCCCGTCCGACTCATCCTGCGAATGGAATCCTCTCCCAAGGTTTCACTGACGGATCTGAATCTGGACTCGGTTCGCTTTCACCTGACCGGCGAGCCACGAACGGCATTCGCACTTTATCTTCTGCTGCTCGGCCATCTCGATCATGTCACGGTGAGCGATGGTTCGTCGCGGCATGATCGTCGCGAGGAGATCCTTCCGGCGACCAGCGTGGCGGCCGCGGGGCTGGATCGATCTGACGGGGTTCTGGATTTTCCGCCGCATTCATTTGTCGGATACCGGCTGATTCAGGAGTATTTCGCCTTCAAGGAGCGATTTCTCTTTTTCGATCTTCGCGGCCTGGATCGGGCGGTACAACGGCTGGATTTGGAACATCAGGCCGAAATCTCCTTCACATTCAATCGCCGATTCGATACGTATCCGATGGTGTCGCGAGAGAATCTTCGCTTGCATTGCGCGCCACTTGTGAACCTGTTCTCTCATGCGGCCGAGCCGATCCGAATGCGAAACGACCGCGATCAATACCTGGTGCAACCGGCCCGCACAGGCATTGCGGATCGTCGCCACGCGGAGGTCTATTCGACGGACCAGGTTTGCGGTCTGGTGCAGACTGATCAACGCGAATCGCACGAATTCCGCCCGTTCTTTTCGTTCAATCACATGTCGTCCGCGGACGGCCGCTCGGCAAGCTACTATCACACGCACCGCGTGCCGAACGTGGTGACCGGCGATTCGCGACAGGGCACTGACACATATATATCCTTTGTGTCGGACGTTTCGACGCGCGACATCCCTGGTGATGAGACAATTTCCATTGAACTCACCTGCACGAATCGCGAACTACCAAACGCGCTGCGTGCGGATGACATCTGCGAGCCGACGGATTCGTCCCCGGCCGGGATGCGTTTCCGCAACATCATCAAACCGACATCGACAATCGCGCCGCCGATGGGACGCGAGCTTCACTGGCGGCTGATCTCGCACATGTCGCTCAACTATGTGTCGCTCACCAATGCCGAGCGATTTCGACAGTTGTTAAGCGTTTACGACTTTCAATCCGCGCATGATGCGCAGGCTGCGATGTCCCATCAGCGCATGCTTGATGGAATCAAGGCATTCAAATCGGGCTTCAGAGAGCGGATGGTCCGTGGCGCACCGATCCGCGGTTTGCAGGTTGATCTGGAGTTGCACGAAGATCATTTCGCCGGCGAAGGCGATGCGTTCCTGTTCAGCCAGATCGTGGACCGGTTCATCGGGCTGTATGTCACCCTCAATTCATTCAGCCAGCTCAATGTTCGGTTTTCACGATCTGGGCATCGACATTCGTTCCCGGCGCGCTGGGGCGATCAGGCGACTCCGGCCGAGGCGCGATGA
- the hcp gene encoding type VI secretion system tube protein Hcp yields MPTPCNLKIAEYPGSSEKAQRENTIDVFEIEHYVHAPVREEDGMPTGVRVHSPLRVVCQIDKATPGLHKALCTAQNLASVVLDFYRIDPKTRAEQKYYSITLTNARVVDIRPYMPMSFVPANEPYRHMVQYSFVYEKIEWNWMPDSVVEMDEWRSPHM; encoded by the coding sequence ATGCCAACCCCGTGTAATTTGAAAATCGCTGAATATCCCGGCTCATCTGAGAAGGCCCAGCGGGAAAACACGATCGACGTGTTTGAGATCGAGCATTACGTTCACGCACCGGTTCGCGAAGAAGACGGCATGCCGACGGGCGTCCGCGTCCACAGCCCGCTGCGCGTCGTTTGCCAGATTGACAAGGCAACTCCCGGCTTGCACAAGGCCCTCTGCACGGCCCAGAACCTGGCTTCTGTTGTCCTGGATTTCTATAGGATCGATCCGAAGACCCGGGCTGAACAGAAGTACTACTCGATCACACTGACGAACGCCCGAGTCGTGGACATTCGTCCGTACATGCCGATGTCCTTCGTTCCTGCGAACGAGCCGTATCGCCACATGGTGCAGTACAGCTTTGTTTATGAGAAGATCGAGTGGAACTGGATGCCGGACAGCGTTGTCGAAATGGACGAATGGCGATCACCGCATATGTAA
- the tssC gene encoding type VI secretion system contractile sheath large subunit, whose amino-acid sequence MADAPQAQAAGAAQTVDTTAVDALIDQLDLDHEYQDLYRKGLAGIVQKAAGLDLSKLTINKQVVDDFIAEIDAQLSSQINEVLHNAEFQKLESAWRSLWYLIDNTEFRQNIRIELLNASKNDLLEDFQDCKDWQKSGLFKTVYRDQYNTFGGKPYGMMVGNFEFDNKNPDVELLSEIARVAAVAKCPFSAAVGPTMFGKKENSFVGLPRMAEMYEIFEQPQYTKWNSFRDSDDARYISLAMPRYLLRKPYTIEDQDVKDFTFEEDVRAEHHDRYLWGNAAFALAGRMTESFAKYGWYSNMVGPNSGGAVPNLPLHQYEATGQVQTKIPTETLISEDMDVDLCNFGFTPLVMRKGSDNAAFFDAPSVRRVPKFPDTAEGKEDETRFRLGSALPYLMIQCRIAHFLKVIWRENMGRVMDAQKMTNEIETWLKQYCRQGSLDDELASKYPLKEIQVTATPIPGKPGMFKSEVQMIPHFKLKGVEIQLSMVGQFDPPPA is encoded by the coding sequence ATGGCAGATGCACCCCAAGCCCAAGCCGCCGGCGCGGCACAAACGGTCGATACCACGGCCGTTGACGCACTGATTGACCAACTGGATCTTGATCATGAGTATCAGGACCTTTATCGAAAGGGCCTGGCCGGGATCGTCCAGAAGGCGGCCGGACTCGATCTGAGCAAGCTCACGATCAACAAGCAGGTCGTGGATGACTTCATTGCCGAGATCGATGCTCAGCTCAGCTCGCAGATCAACGAGGTGCTGCACAACGCTGAATTCCAGAAGCTCGAGTCGGCATGGCGAAGTCTCTGGTACCTCATCGACAACACGGAGTTCCGCCAGAATATCCGGATTGAGCTGTTGAACGCGTCGAAGAACGACCTTCTCGAGGACTTTCAGGACTGCAAGGACTGGCAGAAGTCCGGCCTGTTCAAAACGGTGTACCGCGACCAATACAACACGTTCGGCGGCAAGCCGTACGGCATGATGGTCGGCAACTTCGAATTTGATAACAAGAATCCCGACGTGGAACTGCTGTCGGAGATCGCCCGTGTCGCCGCGGTTGCCAAGTGTCCATTCTCAGCGGCTGTCGGCCCCACAATGTTCGGCAAGAAGGAGAACTCTTTCGTCGGTCTTCCGCGAATGGCCGAGATGTACGAAATCTTCGAGCAGCCTCAGTACACGAAGTGGAATTCCTTCCGCGATTCCGATGATGCTCGGTACATCAGCCTGGCGATGCCGCGATATCTGCTCCGCAAACCTTACACCATTGAAGATCAGGACGTGAAGGACTTCACTTTCGAAGAAGATGTTCGGGCCGAACATCACGACCGGTATCTCTGGGGCAACGCGGCATTCGCACTCGCCGGCCGCATGACCGAGAGCTTTGCGAAGTACGGCTGGTACAGCAACATGGTCGGTCCAAACAGCGGCGGAGCGGTCCCGAATCTTCCGCTGCATCAATACGAGGCGACCGGCCAGGTTCAGACGAAGATTCCGACGGAAACGCTGATCTCCGAGGATATGGACGTCGATCTGTGCAACTTCGGCTTCACACCGTTGGTCATGCGAAAAGGCAGTGATAATGCCGCCTTCTTCGATGCGCCCTCGGTTCGCCGCGTGCCAAAGTTTCCGGACACGGCCGAGGGTAAGGAAGACGAAACTCGCTTCCGACTCGGTTCCGCATTGCCGTATCTTATGATTCAATGCCGCATCGCCCACTTCCTGAAGGTCATCTGGCGCGAAAACATGGGCCGCGTGATGGATGCCCAGAAGATGACCAACGAGATCGAAACATGGCTGAAACAGTATTGCCGCCAGGGTTCGCTGGACGACGAATTGGCGTCCAAGTATCCGCTGAAGGAGATTCAGGTGACGGCCACGCCGATCCCCGGCAAGCCGGGCATGTTCAAGTCCGAGGTTCAGATGATCCCGCACTTCAAGCTCAAGGGTGTGGAGATTCAGCTATCGATGGTTGGTCAATTCGACCCGCCGCCGGCTTGA